In the genome of Ensifer sp. WSM1721, the window GTTGTGACGCCTTTCGGAAAGCGCACGGGCAGCCGCGTCGAAAGCCGCCTTCGCTTCTCCGACCTGCATTTCAAGCTGCTTCAGCTTCTCCTCGCCGGCGTCGAGATCGGCGAGATCGGCAATCATCCTGACGGCGAGCGCCGGCAGTTCGACGACAGGAACCGAATATTTGCGGCTCGCGGCGCGCAGCGCGAAGAGACGCTCCTCGACGCGCTCGAGTTCCTTCGGGTCGAATTCGGTGTTGCGCAGCGCCCGCTCCGCCGCCATCTGCGCGTCGGAAAGCTGGTTCAGCGCGCCGTCCAGAAGTTCGACCGTCTCTTCGAGCAGACCCGGCGCTTCGTGGCTCTTGCGCTCGAGCCGCCGGACGAGCGAGGCGATGAGCGGCACCGGCGACGCACTGCCGTTCAGGAATTCGGAAGCCTCGCTGATATCGCCGGCGATGCGCTCGGCCTTCATCATCCGCGCGCGGGCTTCCGCGAGTTCCTCTTCCTCCCCATCCCGCGGAGAAAGCGCTTCGAGTTCATCTACCGAGGAACGCAAATAATCCGCCTCGCGCGCCGCCGCCTCCACCTTCTCGCGGTGCTTCTTGAGCCCGCGCTCGGCATCCTTCCAGGCGCGGTAGAGCGTTGCGACTTCCTCCGCGGCTTCGGTCGTTCCGCCGAATGCATCGAGCAGCGTGCGATGGGCGTCTGTGTCGACAAGCGCGCGATCGTCGTGCTGGCCGTGAATCTCGACAAGCGCCTGGCCGACCTGCCGCATCAGCTGCACGCTCACCGGCTGGTCGTTGATGAAGGCCTTGGTGCGACCGTCGCTCGATTGCACCCGCCGGAAAATCAGATCGCCATCGTCGTCGATGCCGTTCTCGCGCAAGAGAAGCCGTGCTGCATGACCGGTCGGCACATCGAAGACCGCAGTCACCTGCCCCTTGTCCTCGTCATGGCGGACGAGCGAGCCGTCACCCCGGCCGCCAAGCGCAAGCGACAGACTGTCGAGCAAAATGGATTTGCCGGCACCGGTTTCCCCGGTTAGCACCGAAAGTCCGGCATCGAAACTGAGATCAAGCCGTTCGATCAGGACGATATCGCGGATCGAGAGCTGGGCGAGCATCCGGTTTCATATCTTCCTTGTCGGGTGCGGAGGAATCACGCGCCGATGAGTTTCTTGCCGGCGCGCGCAATCCAGGATGTACCGGTTTCACGCGGCTCCAATCCGCCGGACTGCAGCAGCTTGAAGGAGTCGGCGTACCACTGACTGTCCGGGTAGTTATGTCCGAGAACCGCCGCAGCCGTCTGGGCTTCCGCGGTCACGCCCATGGCGTAGTAGGCCTCGACGAGACGGGCGAGTGCCTCTTCGACCTGGTTGGTATTCGGATACTGCTCGACGACGGTGCGGAAGCGCGAAATGGCTGCAAGATATTCCTTGCGCTCGAGATAGTAACGGCCGACCTGCATCTCCTTGCCGGCGAGCTGGTCGCGGGCAAAGCGAATTTTGGCTTGCGCGTCGTCGACATATTCGGAGTCGGGATACTTGTCGACCACCGCCTGCATCGCCTCGATCGCCCTGGCGGCGGGACGCTGGTCCTGCGTGACGGACGGGATCTGCTTCGTATAGGCGAGACCCTGGATATATTGCGCATAGGCCGCGTCTTCCGACTGCGGATAGAGGTTCAGGTAGCGATTGGTGGCGTTGATCGCGTCCTGATACTGGCCGTTGCGATAGGCGACGAAGGCATTCATCACCAGTGCCTTGCGCGCATATTCGGAGAACGGATGCTGCTTGTCGATCGCTTCGAACTTGCGCGCCGCCTCCGTCGTCTTGCCAGCATTGAGGTTGGCCAGGCCCTGATTGTAGAGCACCTCCGGCGGATCGGTTTCTGCGGTAAGCTTGGTGATATCAATGTCGGGATCGTTCTGGCAGGCTGTGATCAGGCTCGAGCCGGCGACAGCCGCGAGAACGACCGCAACGACGCGCACTGATTTCTTCATGTCGACCGAAACTGCAAGAACCATCGGATATTCCCGTTTCACTTAGCGGTTGGCATTCCGCCGGACTTGCGCGTTTTAGAGCAAGTTGCCTCAAGACCGCAACGTCATGATCGGCAATTCATGCAAATTTGTGGCACCTAATTCGGGATGAGGGAGAGAGTAGCTGCTTTTCCACCGCATCCGCTCCTTCGGGCAACGAAAATGCCGGCCTTTCGGCCGGCGACTGGAGAAGAAAGAGCTTGGTTTGTTATGCGGACCAGGGCGCAAAACCCGGCGCGGCGACCGCGACCATATCGCGCGAGCGGGCGCGCTGGCGCTGCGACGCGGTTTCCACGACTTCGTAGGCACTGGAATCGCTCAGCAGCGCCTTCAGCGCATTGGCGTTCATCCGATGGCCGCCGCGATAGGAGCGATAGCAACCCAGGAACGGTGCGCCCGCGAGCGAAAGATCACCCACGGCATCGAGCGTCTTGTGACGGACGAACTCATCCGCATAGCGCAGACCTTCCACGTTGATGACCGTGTCGTCATCCGAGATCACCACGGAGTTTTCCAGCGACGAGCCGAGCGCGAAGCCGCCGGCCCACAGCCGCTCCACGTCGCGCATGAAGCCGAAGGTGCGCGCCCGCGACAGTTCCCGCTTGAACACAGACGGCGTCATGTCGCCCTTCCAGGACTGGCGGCCGATCAAGGGGCAGTCGAAATCGATCTCGACCTCGAAGCGCATGCCATCATAGGGCGTGAATTCCGACCAGGAAGCGCCCGATTCAATGCGGACGGGCTTCAGGATACGGATGTAGCGGCGCTTCTCCGCGAGCGAGCGGATACCAGCCTGTTCGATCGCTTCGATGAAGGGGGCGGAACTGCCATCCATGATCGGCATCTCGGCGCCGTGCACCTCGATCAACAGATTGTCGAGACCGAGCGCGTAGATCGCCGCCATCACATGCTCGATCGTCGCGATCGACGTCGCCGGCGACAGGCCAAGAACGGTGCAAAGGTCGGTATTGCCTACCTGCGACGAGACGGCTCTGTACTCGCTGACCCGTCCGCCGGGGAGGACCCGCTGGAAGACAATGCCGGCGTCGGCATCGGCCGGATGGAACGTGATCTCCACCTCCGCACCGGAGTGAACACCAATTCCCTTTAGGGTTATCGGGCTTGCGATCGTCGTCTGAAACCCGAGCAGTTCGATTCCCATTCTTGTCTTCACTTTCAATCAACGCGGCCGGCGGCCAAACTCCACAGGGTGCAACGATGCTCAAGGCACAAGCGCAGGACCCGAGATTCCGTGCCTGTCGGCCGAAACCCCGCATTCCGAACTAACAGCGCCCGATCGAATCGTATGCGTCCCCAATTCCGATGCTGAAAATAAGAGTTTGGAGGCACCATTCCAAATCACTGTTCGTTTCGCATTGTTACGCAATTCATATGCGCGCAACACAAATTGTAAGCCATTGAAATTAAAGCGAAATCGAAAATGCCCGGGCTGGCGCCCGGGCATCGGCAAGGTGAAGGAACGGGCCTTCGAATCAGCTCGATTGACGGCGCAGGAACGCCGGGATCTCGAGCTGATCATCTTCATGCGAGCGCACCTGCGGCGAGACGCGACCGTGATCGTCGAGCTGGCCGCGACGCGGCGCGTAGAGGCTAGCCTCCGGCGAGAGCGGGCGGCGCTGCTGCGAAGCGGCGCTCGGTGCTGCAGCGGTCATGTCGGCCGAGACGTTCTGAGTATCCCTTTCACGCAGTCCGAGCGAGCTGGTGATTCGGTTGAGCAGTCCCATCGGCCCGCGCTCTTCCTGATGCGTCGGCGCCGGCTGTGCGCGATGGTCCATCTCCGCCTTCACGACCGGCGGAAAATCCTCGACCTTCGGCATGCGGACCGGCTCGGCGTACTGGCGCACGACCGGTGCGGGCTCCTGGCGAACCGGCTGCGGCTGGACCTGCGGCTGAACCGGAGCCTGCATTTCGACCGGCCGCTGTGCCGGTTGAGCCGGGCGCATGACGGGAGCGGGCTCAGCCGGGGCAACGCCGGCGAAGAGCTTGCTCTGCGGACGGAACGTCTCTTCCTGGACCTGCGAGGCCGGTGCGGCAACTTGCGCGCGGGTGGCGATGTCGAGCTCCCGCTCCATCTCGGCTTCACGAATCGCAAGCGCGATCTGGTCGACCTGTTGGACGGGCTGTGGAGCGGTCTGCTGCACCGGCTGCGGCTGGGGTGCCGGCTGCTGCACGGCAGCAGGCTGCGGCTGTGCAGCAACCGCGGCGGACGGACGAACGATCGGCTTCGGCGCTACCGGACGAAAGTCGGCGGAGCGACCGGCCACCTCCGCGGCCGTGCGGTCGATACCGGTTGCCACGACAGAAACGCGGATAAGGCCTTCGAGGTCTTCGTCGAAGGTGGCGCCGAGGATGATGTTGGCGTCCGGGTCCACTTCCTCGCGGATGCGCGTTGCCGCCTCGTCGACCTCGAACAGGGTAAGATCGCGGCCGCCGGTGATCGAGATCAGCAGGCCTTGCGCACCCTTCATCGAGGTTTCGTCGAGCAGCGGGTTGGCGATCGCAGCTTCGGCAGCGGCCATGGCGCGGCCCTCGCCGGAGGCTTCGCCCGTGCCCATCATGGCGCGGCCCATTTCGCGCATCACCGAACGGACGTCGGCGAAGTCGAGGTTGATGAGGCCTTCCTTGACCATGAGGTCGGTGATGCAGGCGACACCCGAATAGAGAACCTGGTCGGCCATGGCGAAGGCGTCAGCGAAGGTCGTCTTGTCGTTCGCGATGCGGAAGAGGTTCTGGTTCGGAATGACGATCAGGGTGTCGACCGACTTCTGCAGGTCGGCAATGCCCTGGTCGGCGATGCGCATGCGGCGCCCGCCCTCGAAGTGGAAGGGCTTGGTGACGACGCCGACGGTGAGGATGCCCTTGTTGCGTGCGGCCTGCGCGACGATCGGGGCTGCACCCGTGCCGGTGCCGCCGCCCATGCCGGCGGTGACGAAGCACATATGCGTGCCGTTCAAGTGATCGATGATCTCATCGATGCACTCTTCGGCGGCCGCACGGCCGACTTCCGGCTGCGAGCCGGCGCCGAGACCTTCGGTAACGGCGACACCCATCTGGATGATGCGCTCTGCCTTGGTCATCGTGAGCGCCTGCGCATCCGTGTTGGCGACGACGAAATCGACGCCCTGGAGCCCGGCGGTGATCATGTTGTTGACGGCGTTGCCGCCGCCGCCGCCGACGCCGAAGACCGTGATTCGGGGCTTCAGCTCGGTGATGTCCGGCTTCTGCAAGTTAATGGCCATAGTCCTGTTCCTTCTCTTTCTCTGGCCGCCTTGCCGAGCCGGCCAAATCCTTCGAAAACTCAAACGCGGTCTCCCCGGGCGATCCGCCGGTGAAACCTAGAAACTCTCTTTCAGCCACTGGCCCATGCGGGCGAAGCGGCTGTTGCCGCCGCCGAGCGCCGAGAACATGCCGCCATGCGCAGCATGCGTTTCGAGGTCGGCGACCTGCGGATAGATCATCAGCCCGACGGCCGTGGAGAATGCCGGGCCCTTGGCGGCGGCCGGCAGCCCGGAAACGCCGAGCGGACGGCCGATGCGGACGTTGCGCGCCAGAATACGTCGTGCCGCTTCCGGCAGGCCGGTCAGCTGGCTGGCGCCACCCGTCAATACGATCCGCTTGCCGACGATCGGGCTGAAGCCGGAGCGCTGAATGCGGTCGCGGATGAGCTCGAGCGTCTCTTCGATACGGGCGCGCACGATGCGCGAGACAAGCGCGCGCGGCACATGGGTCGGCTGGTCGCGGTCGTCCTCGCCGATCGGCGGAACGGAGACGATGTCGCGCTCGTCGGCACTGTTCGGGAGCGCTGAACCATGCACGACCTTGAGCCGCTCGGCATCCTCGATACGCGTCGAGAGCCCGCGCGCGAGGTCGGTCGTCACATGATGGCCGCCGAGGCCGACGGCATCCGCATGGACGAGCTTGCCCTCGGCGAAAACCGAGATCGTCGTCGTGCCGCCGCCCATGTCGATCGCCGCGCAGCCGAGTTCGACCTCGTCGTCGACGAGCGCCGCAAGGCCGCTGGCATAGGGGGTCGCCACCATGCCCTCGACCGAGAGATGGGCGCGGTTGACGCAGAGTTCGAGATTCTTGAGCGCGGCCCGCTCCGCCGTCAGCATATGCATGTCGACGCCGAGCACGTCGCCGAACATCGCCAGCGGATCGCGGATGCCGCGTTCGCCGTCCAGCGAGAAACCGGTCGGCAGCGAATGCAGGATCGCCCGATCGGTACGCAGCGACTGCTGCCCCGCGGCGGCGAGCACTCTCTTGAGATCGTTCGCATCGACCTCCTGTCCGCCAAGGTCGATGGTCGCGGTATAGACGTCGCTCTGCAGGCGACCGGCGGAAACATTCACGATCAGGCTATCGATCGTCAGCCCGGCCATCCGCTCCGCGGCGTCAACCGCAAGCCGGACGACGCTTTCGGCCGCGTCGAGATCGGCGATGACGCCGTTCTTTACGCCGCGCGACTTCTGGTGGCCGATACCGATAATCTCGATATTGTGCGTGCGCCCCGGCAGGATCTGGCTCTCCGCGCGCGGCGTCAGCCGGCCGATCATGCAGACAACTTTGGTCGAACCGATGTCGAGCACGGAGACGACATGCGACCGTTTTGAGGAAAGCGGCTTCAGACGCGGAAGGCCGAAATTCGCGGAACCGAACAGACTCATATCCGCTTCTCCTGGGCTTTCAGCATCTTCTCCCTCGCCTTGAGCGCGATTTCCCGGCGCGCGACCGCTTCCGGGGTCAATTGTATGGTCGTACGGTCCTCGAGCCTGAGATCGACGGCAGCGATATCGCGCTCGAGAAGCTTGTGCGCCTCTTCCATCTCGGCGAGAACCTTCATCGCCCGGGCCACATCCCTCTCGGGAAGCCGGACGATGATGCCGTTGTCGAGGCGCAGATCCCAGCGGCGGCCGGCCACGCGCACGAAGGCTTTCACGCGCGAGCGAAATTCCGGCCAGCGGGAAAACTCGTCGTAGAAGCCGGCTGCCGCCGTCTCGGCGTCGCGTCCGACGAAAAGCGGCAGGTTCGCGAACTTATTGTCGCGCAGTGGCGCAATGACGCTGCCGCTGCGCTCGATGAGAGAGAGGTCCGATCCATGCTGCCAGATGCCGAAGGCCTTGCGCTCGGTGAGGCTCACCTCGATCGTGCCCGGATAGACCTTGCGCACGGTGACGCTCTCGACCCAGGGCAGCTCGCCGATCAGCCGGCGCGCCTCGGCGATGTCGAGCGCCACCAGCGAGGTCGTGCCATCGAGGCCGAGCTGCTGCAGGATGTCGATCTCCGAGGTCTGCTCATTTCCGGAAACCCGCACATCCTCGATCGCGAAGCCGGCCGCCGTCGTCGAGGCCTGCGCAAAATTCTGCGTGTGACCGCCGATCGACATGCCATAGAGCCCCGTCGCCAGAAGGAAGGCGGCAGCGGAGAATGTTCCCGTGTGGTTGGGAAAGCGGATGCGGCCGGTGCCCAGGCTGACCAGGAGACGGACGCCCCTGCGCAGCGGACGCGGCAGGACGAACGCATCGTCCGCCTCGGCAGCGACGCCGAGCGGATGACGAACCCTTTTGCCCCTTCTGCCCCTCAACGCAAACACGACGCGTCCTCCACCATCCACCTTAGAAACTCGCCGAACTGAAGGCCTGCATGCTGCGCCATTTCGGGCACGAGCGAGGTCGGGGTCATGCCGGGCTGAGTGTTGATCTCCAGCCAGATCAGCTCGCCTTCGCCCTCGCCGCGATCGTCGAAGCGGAAGTCGGATCGGCTGACGCCGCGACAACCGATCGCCTGATGCGCCTTCAACGCGAGTGTTTGTATTTTTTGGTAAATATTTGGTGAAATCTGCGCCGGAATGACGTGCCTCGAGCCACCTTTTACGTATTTCGAATCATAGTCGTAGAAGGCGTGCCCCTGCGGAATGATCTCGGTGACGCCGAGCGCCACATCGCCCATGACGCCGCAGGTGAGTTCGCGGCCGGCGATGTAGCGTTCGACCATGACGCGGTCGCCGTAGCGCCACTCGCTGGACGTGATGACCTGAGGCGGATGCGACTGATCTTCCTTGACGATCACGACGCCGAAGCTCGAGCCTTCGCGGACCGGCTTCACCACATAGGGCGGCTTCATCGGATGGGCGTTGCCGAACTCACGGCGATCCATGATCAGCGCCTCGGCGACCGGAATGCCGGCGGCCTTGGCGACATGCTTGGCCTGCGCCTTGTCCATGGCCAGCGCCGAAGCGAGAACGCCGGAATGGGTGTAGGGAATCTCGAGATATTCAAGAATGCCCTGGATCGTCCCGTCTTCGCCGAAGGGCCCGTGAAGGGCGTTGAAGGCGACGTCCGGACGCAGTTCGGCAAGGACCGCTGCGACATCGCGGCCGACATCGACGCGCGTGACGCGGTAGCCTTCGGCCTCGAGAGCATCCGCGCAAGCTGCCCCGGAAGACAGGCTCACCGGCCTCTCCGAGGAAAATCCGCCCATCAGGACAGCAACATGCTTGCCGCTCATTCAAACCCCCAAACAATACGCCACTATCGCGAAGCTTGCTTGCGTCTGGCTGATTGCGACAGCCTGAGTCGCGAGATCGCCGCGTAGGGCCACTACAACGACATTATGGTTAATGAACCGTTTACTTTGGTTAACTCTTGTCGTGAAACGCTCTGGATTCCGGCAGACAGAATCAACCTAAGCCAAGGCTTTCATGGCTGAATCAGAGCTTTCTATGGCCGGCAAGGGGAAATGTGGGCGAGCGCTAGACTAAACGAAGGCCCCGCTTTCGATCGGACGGGGCCCACCAACAACTAAGCACAATAGGGGGAGGTATGAGGACGCCGCCTCGGTCAGTCCTCCTCGCCGACGATCTTCCAGACGACGCCGGCAATCACCGCGCCGATGAGAGGCGCCACCCAGAAGAGCCAGAGTTGGGAGAGCGCCCAGTCGCCGACAAACAACGCCTGCCCTGTCGAGCGTGCCGGGTTGACGGAGGTATTGGTGACCGGGATGGACACGAGGTGGATCAACGTAAGAGCAAGGCCGATCGCAATGGGTGCGAAACCCGCCGGCACCCGGCCATGCGTGGATCCGAGAATGATGAAGAGGAAGAAGAAGGTCATCACGATCTCGGTGACGAGCGCTGCCATCAGCGAATAGCCGCCAGGCGAATGTTCGCCGTAACCATTGGCCGCAAAACCTCCAAGCTGGACATCCGCCTTGCCCGTGGCGATCACGTAAAGGACGGCGGCAGCAACGATCGCGCCCGCCACCTGCGCGACGATATAGCCGACGAGCCTGGAGGCCGGGAATTTGCCCGCGACGGCAAGACCCACGGAAACCGCGGGATTGAAGTGGCCCCCGGAGATTCCGCCAACCGCATAGGCCATTGTCAGGACCGTAAGACCGAAGGCGAAGGAGACCCCGAGCAGGCCGATGCCGACCTGCGGAAATGCGGCCGCGAGCACCGCGCTGCCGCAACCACCGAGAACGAGCCAGAACGTGCCGAGAAATTCCGTAGAAAGTTTTCTGAACATGAGTTCTCTCCCAGAGCCGAAGCCGATCGCTTCGGCTGGCGAGAGTTCGTTACTATTCGATTCCCGTCAAGGTGGAATTGTGCGATGGCAAAACACTCCCGCAAAGCGGGAAAAATACCCAAGCCCCGCTGAATACCGGACGAGGAAACGTTTCGGGTTAAGCCAAGATGATCTCGAGAAAAGGGCCGCGGCGGTTCCCCGCCGCGGCCCTTTCAACTGCGTCCTTGATACCGATCAGACCGTCGCACGGCCGAGGAATTCCTTGATCTCGTAGCCGGGCATGAATTTGCCGACGCGTTTGATCTCCCACTCCAGCTTGACGCCGGAATGCTCCATCACCCGCTGGCGCACGGTCTCGCCGAGATATTCGAGCTCGTAGCCGGTCGCCTGGCCGGTATTGATCATGAAGTTGCAATGGAGCGGCGACATCTGGGCGCTGCCGATCATCATGCCGCGGCAGCCGGCCTCGTCGATAAGCTTCCAGGCGGAATGGCCTTCAGGGTTCTTGAAGGTGGAGCCGCCGGTCTTCTCGCGAATGGGCTGCACCGCCTCGCGGTGCTGGCGCACGCCGTCCATGTCGCTGCGGATTTTGGCTTTGTCTTCCGCATAGCCCTCGAAGATCGCGTGCGTGAAGATCAGTTCTTTGGCCGCGTCGGAGTGGCGATAGGCATAGCCCATGTCGGCATTGCTCAAGACATGCTTGTTGCCCTTGCGGTCGACCGCATGGACCTCGACGACGCGCTCGCTCGTCTCGTTGCCATTGGCGCCGGCGTTCATCCTCAGCGCCCCGCCGATCGAACCCGGAATGCCATAGTAGAAATGGAAGCCGCCGATACCGTGGTCGAGCGCCATTGCGGCGATGTTCTTGTCCGGGCAGATCGCGCCCGCCTTGATGCGATTGTCGCCGACGAGTTCGAGATCGCCGAAGCCCTTGGCCGAAAGCCGGATGACAACGCCCGGAATACCGCCATCACGCACGAGCAGGTTGGAGCCGACACCGACCACCGTCACCGGAACATCCTTAGGCACGAGCTTCAGGAAGGCGACGAGGTCATCCGTGTCGTGCGGCTGGAACATGAGCTCGGCGAGACCGCCCGCGCGAAACCAGGTGACGCGGTCCATCGGGGCATCGGGCGTGATGCGTCCGCGGATTGCGTCGACGCCGCTTCCGAGCGCCTCGAGGAGTTTCTGACCATTGACCTGTTTCATGCTCAATTTCCTGAAATGTCCGCAAGCTCCTTGGGCAAGGCCGCGGCCCAGTAGGTGATGCTGCCAGCCCCCAAGAGAACCACAAAATCGCCCGGCTGCGCAATCTTGGCGACAATAGGCGCAAGCGCCTCCTGGCCGGTGACGTAGCGAGCGTCGCGGTGTCCGGCAGCCTTGATGCTGTTGACGAGCGCTTGCGAATTGACGCCGTCGATCGCCTCCTCGCCTGCGGCATAGACCGGTGTGATCAGGATGGTGTCGGCATCGTTGAAGCAGGACGTGAAGTCCTCGAACAGGCTTGACAGACGCGTGTAGCGATGCGGCTGGTGGATTGCGATGATGCGTCCTTGGCAAGCCTCGCGCGCTGCCCTGAGGACCGCCTTGATCTCGACCGGATGATGACCGTAATCGTCGAAGATGCGCGCGCCGTTCCATTCGCCCGTCAGCGTGAAGCGGCGCTTGACGCCGCCGAAGGAGGAGAGCCCCTTGGCAATGTCCTCCGGCTTGATGCCGAGGCGCTGCGCGACTGCAATGGCGGCAGTGGCATTGGAAATGTTGTGGCGGCCCGGCATGGGCAGCTTGAGGTCCTTGAGCTCGATCACCTGACCGGTTCGGCGGCGGCGGATCTCGATATCGAAGATCGAGGTCGCGCCGTCCATGCGGACATTGTGGAAGCGCACGTCGGCCTGCGGGTTCTCGCCGTAAGTGACGATCTTGCGGTCTTCGATCTTGCCGACCATGGTCTGCACCTCGGGGTGATCGAGGCAAAGCACACCGAAGCCGTAAAAGGGCACGTTCTCGACGAACTGCCGGAAGGCGGCCCGCACAGCGTCGAAATTGCCGTAATGGTCGAGATGCTCCGGATCGATATTGGTGACGACGGCGATGTCGGCCGGCAGCTTCAGGAAGGTGCCGTCGGACTCGTCCGCCTCGACCACCATCCACTCGCCGGCGCCCATGCGCGCATTGGTGCCGTAGGCATTGATGATGCCGCCGTTGATGACCGTCGGATCGAGCCCGCCCGCATCGAGCAGGGCGGCAATCATCGAGGTCGTCGTCGTCTTGCCGTGGGTGCCGCCGATCGCTATCGCGTTGCGGAAGCGCATCAGCTCGGCGAGCATCTCCGCGCGACGCACGACTGGCAAGAACTTCTCGCGCGCGGCGATCAGTTCCGGATTGTCCTTCTTGATCGCGGTCGAGACGACCACAACTTCGGCATCGCCGAGATTTTCGGCCTTGTGCCCGATCGAGACCTTGATGCCCTTGTCCCTGAGCCGCTGGACATTGGCGCTGTCGGACTGATCCGAGCCCTGGACGCGATGCCCGAGATTGTGCAGCACCTCCGCGATCCCGCTCATGCCGATGCCGCCGATACCGATGAAATGTACGAGCCCGATCGTCTTCGGCATTTTCATGAGCGTGTTTCCTTGAATTTCGCGACTGTCGAGCCGCTGGCAATAGCCTCTACCACGGATGCAAGCAAGCGCGCTGCATCCGGCTTGCCGGTTTCGCGGGCACTGGCAGCCATCTGCGCCAGCGCTTCCGGATTGCTCATCGCGTCGGAGAGAATGCCGGCGAGCCGTTCGGCGGTAAGCTCAACCTGCGCGATTACTCGTGCGCCTCCCTTGGCGGCAAGGGCCGCGGCATTGGCTGCCTGATCGTGGTCAAGGGCGTAGGGATAGGGCACAAGGATGGCCGGCCGGCCGATCACCGAGATTTCCGAAACGGTCGAAGCGCCGGAGCGGCAGATGACGAGCTGTGCCGAGGCGATGCGCGCGGCCATGTCGGTGAAGAAATGTGAGACTTCGGCGGCGACTCCGAGTTTCTCATAGGCCGCGATGACGCCTTCCCTGTCCTCGGGCCGCGCCTGCTGCGTCACCTTGAGCCGTTGACGCAAAGCGTCGTCCAGGCGGCAGACCGCCTGCGGCACCGCCTTCGAAAAATATTGCGCGCCCTGGCTGCCGCCGAAGACGACGAGATGAAAGGGCATCTCACCGGAGGACGTCGCGTAGGATGCGCCAGCGGCCTCGATGACGGCCGGGCGTACGGGGTTCCCGGTCGTCACGGTCTT includes:
- the aqpZ gene encoding aquaporin Z, whose translation is MFRKLSTEFLGTFWLVLGGCGSAVLAAAFPQVGIGLLGVSFAFGLTVLTMAYAVGGISGGHFNPAVSVGLAVAGKFPASRLVGYIVAQVAGAIVAAAVLYVIATGKADVQLGGFAANGYGEHSPGGYSLMAALVTEIVMTFFFLFIILGSTHGRVPAGFAPIAIGLALTLIHLVSIPVTNTSVNPARSTGQALFVGDWALSQLWLFWVAPLIGAVIAGVVWKIVGEED
- the murB gene encoding UDP-N-acetylmuramate dehydrogenase, producing MKQVNGQKLLEALGSGVDAIRGRITPDAPMDRVTWFRAGGLAELMFQPHDTDDLVAFLKLVPKDVPVTVVGVGSNLLVRDGGIPGVVIRLSAKGFGDLELVGDNRIKAGAICPDKNIAAMALDHGIGGFHFYYGIPGSIGGALRMNAGANGNETSERVVEVHAVDRKGNKHVLSNADMGYAYRHSDAAKELIFTHAIFEGYAEDKAKIRSDMDGVRQHREAVQPIREKTGGSTFKNPEGHSAWKLIDEAGCRGMMIGSAQMSPLHCNFMINTGQATGYELEYLGETVRQRVMEHSGVKLEWEIKRVGKFMPGYEIKEFLGRATV
- the murC gene encoding UDP-N-acetylmuramate--L-alanine ligase produces the protein MKMPKTIGLVHFIGIGGIGMSGIAEVLHNLGHRVQGSDQSDSANVQRLRDKGIKVSIGHKAENLGDAEVVVVSTAIKKDNPELIAAREKFLPVVRRAEMLAELMRFRNAIAIGGTHGKTTTTSMIAALLDAGGLDPTVINGGIINAYGTNARMGAGEWMVVEADESDGTFLKLPADIAVVTNIDPEHLDHYGNFDAVRAAFRQFVENVPFYGFGVLCLDHPEVQTMVGKIEDRKIVTYGENPQADVRFHNVRMDGATSIFDIEIRRRRTGQVIELKDLKLPMPGRHNISNATAAIAVAQRLGIKPEDIAKGLSSFGGVKRRFTLTGEWNGARIFDDYGHHPVEIKAVLRAAREACQGRIIAIHQPHRYTRLSSLFEDFTSCFNDADTILITPVYAAGEEAIDGVNSQALVNSIKAAGHRDARYVTGQEALAPIVAKIAQPGDFVVLLGAGSITYWAAALPKELADISGN
- the murG gene encoding undecaprenyldiphospho-muramoylpentapeptide beta-N-acetylglucosaminyltransferase, coding for MDKGIILLAAGGTGGHLFPAEALAHELKVSGYSVHLVTDSRAERFAGKFPADEIHVVPSATIGSRNPVKLARSVWKLWTGLRAARRLIGRLKPRAVVGFGGYPTVPPLLAAIGMGVPSLIHEQNAVMGRANKMLASRVQAIAGGFLPEGGGAFAAKTVTTGNPVRPAVIEAAGASYATSSGEMPFHLVVFGGSQGAQYFSKAVPQAVCRLDDALRQRLKVTQQARPEDREGVIAAYEKLGVAAEVSHFFTDMAARIASAQLVICRSGASTVSEISVIGRPAILVPYPYALDHDQAANAAALAAKGGARVIAQVELTAERLAGILSDAMSNPEALAQMAASARETGKPDAARLLASVVEAIASGSTVAKFKETRS